One genomic window of uncultured Campylobacter sp. includes the following:
- a CDS encoding purine-nucleoside phosphorylase codes for MIISAGRNEIFDFALPMGVGLVDMSINLTKFLCENRQSLPSEIIFVGSAGLYKEGKILKIYESRSAANCEISALYELSYSPISYEILARNSADVSYETITNSSNFITTDKKSALKFFERGYVLENMEFFAVLKVAQKFQIPASGIFCATNFCDSNAHTDFLKNHAAAKENLTKYLKTKALI; via the coding sequence ATGATAATCTCTGCTGGACGAAATGAAATTTTTGATTTTGCCCTGCCTATGGGCGTAGGGCTAGTGGATATGAGTATAAATTTGACTAAATTTCTATGCGAAAATAGGCAAAGCTTGCCGAGTGAAATCATTTTCGTGGGTTCTGCAGGGCTATATAAAGAAGGTAAAATTCTAAAAATTTATGAAAGCAGATCGGCTGCAAACTGTGAGATATCGGCGCTTTATGAGCTTTCATACTCTCCGATTAGCTATGAAATTCTAGCTAGAAATTCTGCCGATGTTTCATATGAAACAATAACTAATAGCTCAAATTTTATCACGACCGATAAAAAATCTGCGCTAAAATTCTTTGAGCGAGGTTATGTTTTAGAAAATATGGAATTTTTTGCAGTTCTCAAGGTGGCACAAAAATTTCAAATTCCTGCTTCTGGAATTTTTTGTGCAACGAATTTTTGTGATTCAAATGCTCACACGGATTTTTTAAAAAATCACGCCGCTGCAAAAGAAAATTTAACTAAATATCTAAAAACTAAGGCATTAATTTGA
- the hisF gene encoding imidazole glycerol phosphate synthase subunit HisF, which yields MNRFAKRIIPCLDVKDGRVVKGVNFVGLVDAGDPVEIAKRYNEEGADELCFLDITASHLERDTIVDVVERVARELFIPLTVGGGIRTIDDISRLLNVGCDKISLNSAAIKNPNLIDEAANKFGSQCVVVAIDAKRNSSEISRGDLYDTARNSTGNLHGDMQNPDTNLGSEARNFGEISRSSQDEILTGNGEPCGYSVFINGGRLDTGRDALAWAKEAQERGAGEILLTSMDCDGVKNGFELNLTRIFSALDIPVIASGGAGKMEHFKDAFLAGADACLAASIFHFREIEIKALKTYLQEQGIEVRL from the coding sequence TTGAATAGATTCGCAAAACGCATAATCCCGTGCCTAGACGTAAAAGACGGACGAGTAGTAAAAGGCGTAAATTTCGTAGGTCTCGTGGATGCGGGCGATCCGGTCGAGATAGCCAAGCGCTACAACGAGGAGGGCGCGGATGAGCTGTGCTTCCTCGATATCACGGCGTCGCACCTTGAGCGCGATACGATCGTGGACGTCGTAGAACGAGTCGCGCGCGAGCTTTTTATCCCGTTGACCGTGGGCGGCGGCATCCGCACGATCGATGACATCTCTCGCCTGCTAAACGTCGGCTGCGACAAAATAAGCCTCAACTCGGCCGCGATAAAAAATCCGAATTTGATAGACGAAGCCGCGAACAAATTCGGCTCACAGTGCGTCGTGGTAGCGATCGACGCAAAACGAAATTCGAGTGAAATTTCGCGCGGCGATTTATATGACACGGCGAGGAATTCAACCGGAAATTTACACGGCGACATGCAAAATCCAGACACAAATTTAGGCAGTGAGGCACGGAATTTTGGAGAGATCTCACGCAGCTCGCAGGATGAAATTTTAACTGGGAACGGCGAGCCTTGCGGCTATAGCGTGTTTATAAACGGCGGCAGGCTGGATACCGGCAGGGATGCACTTGCCTGGGCAAAAGAGGCGCAGGAGCGCGGTGCGGGCGAAATTTTACTCACATCGATGGACTGCGACGGCGTTAAAAACGGCTTTGAGTTAAATTTAACGCGGATTTTCAGCGCGCTTGACATCCCCGTGATCGCAAGCGGTGGCGCAGGTAAAATGGAGCACTTCAAAGACGCATTTTTAGCGGGCGCGGACGCATGCTTAGCAGCATCAATCTTTCACTTTAGAGAGATCGAAATTAAGGCGCTAAAAACGTATCTGCAGGAGCAAGGCATCGAAGTGAGACTGTAA
- the rsmA gene encoding 16S rRNA (adenine(1518)-N(6)/adenine(1519)-N(6))-dimethyltransferase RsmA: MIRAKKEFGQNFLKDEAVLSKIIQAIPENVQNVVEIGAGLGDLTRKLLEFYRLKSFEIDEDLYQILSAKFAQQIASGELELVLGDALRIWQERGLERGEYFLVANLPYYVATKMILQAIDDELCGGFLVMIQKEVALKFCARAGQNDFSTLSILADLAGGCELLFDVEPDYFEPAPKVTSSVIRLVKGKNFKPGTEINADDLGVKSCARFQNLDEYEKFKSFLRVSFSAPRKTLIKNLSAKFDRGLAEEIFLNLKIPPTARAHELNSTLFLEIFKNLKVKDGRKQK, from the coding sequence ATGATTAGGGCGAAAAAAGAGTTCGGGCAAAATTTTTTAAAAGACGAAGCCGTTTTAAGCAAGATCATCCAAGCGATTCCCGAGAATGTACAGAATGTCGTTGAGATAGGGGCTGGCTTAGGTGATTTAACTCGTAAGCTTTTGGAATTTTACAGATTAAAAAGTTTCGAGATAGATGAAGATTTATATCAAATTTTAAGCGCTAAATTCGCGCAGCAGATCGCTAGCGGCGAGCTTGAGCTCGTTTTGGGCGATGCTTTGCGGATTTGGCAGGAGCGGGGTCTTGAGCGCGGCGAATATTTTTTAGTCGCAAATTTGCCCTACTACGTCGCTACAAAGATGATTTTGCAGGCGATCGACGATGAGCTATGCGGCGGATTTTTGGTGATGATCCAAAAGGAAGTCGCTTTAAAATTCTGCGCTAGAGCAGGGCAGAACGATTTTAGCACCCTTTCGATCCTGGCCGATCTTGCGGGCGGCTGCGAGCTTCTATTCGACGTTGAGCCCGACTACTTCGAGCCTGCGCCGAAGGTGACCTCATCGGTGATCAGGCTCGTAAAAGGCAAAAATTTTAAGCCAGGCACCGAGATAAACGCAGATGATCTCGGCGTAAAAAGTTGCGCCCGCTTCCAAAATCTCGATGAATACGAGAAATTTAAAAGCTTTTTGCGCGTATCTTTCAGCGCGCCGCGAAAGACGCTTATTAAAAATTTAAGCGCAAAATTTGATAGAGGCTTAGCCGAAGAGATCTTTTTAAATTTGAAAATTCCGCCCACGGCTCGGGCGCACGAGTTAAATTCCACCCTTTTTTTAGAAATTTTTAAAAATTTAAAGGTAAAAGATGGAAGAAAACAGAAATGA
- a CDS encoding RNase J family beta-CASP ribonuclease codes for MEENRNENGVERLKKSNRYKKRKENLKKSIASEGSADDVEFGGEHENGSRKNKGKKNEQNSARSKGSKNGSRNGSNSTSGSYRGDTDGANGAHFGGAYPKNNENGAGGSNLNRDGRAKPSGNNAKGANSSSIEDTNSSDLQKKKKHKKRSNMPKSLTGNEPWQKAMEEAIAENKLIHEERLHPLKNANRSDETVRITPLGGLGEIGANMTVFETNTSAIIVDVGMSFPEESMLGVDILIPDFDYVRKIKNKIKGIIITHAHEDHIGAMPYFFKEFQFPIYATPLPLGMISNKFEEHGLKAERSYFRPVQKRQLYQIGDFEVEFIHITHSIIDASALAITTKAGTIIHTGDFKIDHTPIDGYPTDLNRLAYYGDRGVMLLMSDSTNSHKEGITKSESSVGKTFDTIFSSCKGRVIMSTFSSNIHRVYQAIERGVKYGRKVCVIGRSMERNLFTAMELGYVNLDKKIFVDADQVSKYPDNEVLIVTTGSQGETMSALYRMATDEHKYIKIKSTDQVIISAKAIPGNESSVSTVLNYLLKSGAKVAYQDFSEIHVSGHASIEEQKLMLRLIKPKFFLPVHGEYNHIVKHKETAMECGIEEKNIYLMNDGDQMEVCEKYLKRVKTVKTGKVFIDNQINKQISDEIVKHRQNLADAGVAVIIAQIDKNEKRLIQTRVITYGLVADNQTAHFTKEMQGIIEQFLANLKDEILLDHWALEGKIRQAVRKHIFRKIKKYPTIVPVIYLM; via the coding sequence ATGGAAGAAAACAGAAATGAAAACGGCGTCGAACGACTCAAAAAAAGCAATCGCTATAAAAAACGCAAGGAAAATCTAAAAAAATCTATCGCAAGCGAAGGCTCTGCGGACGATGTGGAATTCGGTGGCGAGCACGAAAACGGCTCTCGCAAAAATAAAGGCAAGAAAAACGAGCAAAATTCCGCTCGTTCAAAGGGTTCAAAAAACGGCTCTCGCAACGGATCAAATTCTACGAGCGGTTCGTACCGCGGCGACACGGACGGCGCGAATGGTGCGCATTTCGGGGGTGCATACCCAAAAAACAACGAAAACGGCGCGGGCGGTTCAAATTTAAACCGCGACGGCCGTGCAAAGCCAAGCGGCAATAACGCAAAGGGCGCAAATTCTAGCTCCATAGAAGATACAAATTCTTCGGACTTGCAGAAAAAGAAAAAGCATAAAAAGCGCTCAAATATGCCAAAAAGTCTTACTGGTAACGAGCCGTGGCAAAAGGCGATGGAAGAGGCGATCGCGGAAAATAAGCTGATCCACGAGGAGCGCTTACATCCGCTTAAAAACGCTAACCGCAGCGATGAGACGGTGCGTATCACGCCGCTTGGCGGACTGGGCGAGATCGGCGCGAATATGACCGTTTTTGAGACCAATACGAGCGCAATCATCGTGGACGTGGGTATGAGTTTTCCAGAGGAGAGTATGCTTGGAGTGGATATTTTGATCCCCGATTTTGATTATGTACGAAAGATAAAAAACAAGATCAAAGGCATCATTATCACGCACGCGCACGAGGATCATATCGGCGCGATGCCATATTTTTTCAAAGAATTTCAATTCCCGATCTACGCTACGCCGCTTCCTTTGGGGATGATAAGCAATAAATTTGAAGAGCACGGCCTAAAAGCCGAGCGTAGCTACTTCCGCCCCGTGCAGAAGCGCCAGCTCTATCAGATCGGCGATTTTGAGGTCGAGTTTATCCACATAACGCACTCGATTATCGATGCAAGCGCGCTTGCGATCACGACGAAGGCGGGCACGATCATCCACACGGGCGATTTTAAGATCGACCACACGCCGATTGACGGCTATCCGACCGATCTGAACCGCCTTGCGTATTACGGCGATCGCGGCGTTATGCTTTTGATGAGCGATAGCACGAACTCGCACAAAGAGGGGATCACAAAGTCTGAAAGCTCGGTAGGAAAGACCTTTGATACGATATTTTCAAGCTGTAAGGGGCGCGTGATAATGAGCACCTTCAGCTCAAACATCCACCGCGTCTATCAGGCTATCGAGCGCGGTGTAAAATACGGCCGCAAGGTCTGCGTCATCGGACGAAGCATGGAACGAAATTTATTTACCGCGATGGAGCTTGGCTACGTAAATTTAGACAAAAAAATCTTCGTCGATGCCGATCAGGTCTCCAAATACCCGGATAATGAGGTTTTAATCGTTACTACCGGCTCGCAGGGCGAGACGATGAGCGCGCTGTACCGCATGGCCACGGACGAGCACAAATACATTAAAATCAAATCCACCGATCAAGTAATCATCAGCGCCAAAGCAATCCCCGGCAACGAAAGCAGCGTCTCAACTGTGCTTAACTACCTGCTAAAAAGCGGCGCAAAGGTCGCGTATCAGGACTTCAGCGAGATACACGTAAGCGGGCACGCCTCGATCGAGGAGCAAAAACTCATGCTGCGCTTGATAAAGCCAAAATTTTTCCTACCCGTGCACGGCGAGTATAATCACATCGTAAAGCACAAAGAGACCGCGATGGAGTGCGGCATCGAGGAGAAAAATATCTATCTGATGAACGACGGCGATCAGATGGAGGTTTGCGAAAAATATCTAAAGCGCGTCAAGACCGTCAAGACGGGCAAAGTCTTCATCGACAACCAGATCAATAAGCAGATATCTGACGAGATCGTCAAGCACCGCCAAAATTTAGCCGATGCGGGCGTCGCGGTCATCATCGCGCAGATCGACAAAAACGAAAAGAGGCTCATTCAGACGCGCGTCATCACCTACGGGCTCGTCGCCGATAATCAAACGGCGCACTTTACCAAGGAGATGCAGGGCATCATCGAGCAGTTTTTAGCAAATTTAAAAGATGAAATTTTGCTCGATCACTGGGCGCTGGAGGGCAAGATTCGCCAGGCCGTGCGAAAGCATATCTTTAGAAAGATCAAAAAATATCCGACCATCGTGCCGGTGATCTATTTGATGTAA
- a CDS encoding KpsF/GutQ family sugar-phosphate isomerase, with product MSEILDTAREVLRLEGAELLRHADLIGGEIERAVNLILACKGKVIVTGVGKSGHIGVKIAATLASTGTPSFFVHPTEALHGDLGMIGKDDMVLAISFSGESEELVRILPHLKRFGVKIIAMARDKNSSLGKVGDEFISLNIVKEACPLGAAPTVSTTLTLALGDALAICLMRQRRFGKEDFANFHPGGSLGKRLFVKVKDVMQSKNLPVASLNASLKQAIDVMTHGKLGTVLLVNEKGTLEAILSDGDLRRALMREDFDINDAALKYATKNPKMLDDKNMLAIDALNLIEQFKIQVLPVVENGVPAGILHIHDLTSLGLK from the coding sequence ATGAGTGAAATTTTAGATACGGCACGAGAGGTGCTGAGGCTCGAAGGAGCGGAGCTTTTGCGGCATGCGGATCTTATCGGCGGCGAAATTGAGCGAGCCGTAAACTTGATCCTAGCTTGCAAGGGCAAGGTAATCGTCACCGGCGTGGGCAAGAGCGGTCACATAGGCGTTAAGATCGCCGCGACGCTTGCCAGCACCGGCACGCCGTCGTTTTTCGTCCACCCTACCGAGGCGCTGCACGGAGATTTGGGCATGATCGGCAAGGACGATATGGTGCTTGCGATCAGCTTTAGCGGCGAGAGCGAGGAGCTGGTTAGAATTTTACCTCACCTCAAACGCTTCGGCGTAAAGATCATCGCAATGGCGCGTGATAAAAACAGCTCGCTCGGCAAGGTTGGCGACGAGTTCATAAGCCTAAATATTGTCAAAGAGGCCTGCCCGCTAGGCGCTGCGCCTACGGTTTCTACGACGCTAACACTTGCGTTAGGAGACGCGTTAGCGATCTGTTTGATGAGGCAGCGTAGATTCGGCAAGGAGGATTTTGCAAATTTTCACCCGGGCGGCAGCCTCGGCAAGCGGCTTTTCGTTAAAGTAAAAGATGTGATGCAAAGCAAAAATTTGCCCGTCGCAAGCCTTAACGCCAGCCTAAAACAAGCTATTGACGTTATGACGCACGGAAAGCTCGGCACCGTCTTGTTAGTAAACGAAAAAGGCACGCTCGAGGCGATCCTAAGCGACGGCGATCTGCGCCGCGCACTGATGCGAGAGGATTTTGACATCAATGACGCCGCGCTGAAATATGCCACAAAAAATCCTAAAATGCTAGACGATAAAAATATGCTCGCAATAGACGCGCTAAATTTGATCGAGCAATTCAAAATCCAAGTCCTGCCCGTGGTCGAAAACGGCGTGCCTGCGGGGATCTTGCACATTCACGATCTAACGAGCCTGGGGCTAAAATAA
- a CDS encoding pseudouridine synthase, whose protein sequence is MRLNKFISHNTAYSRREADELIKQGKVSINGRVVSDFIEVSGEEKIRIGSRLIKPKTEFTMIVYNKRKGELVTKKDNRGRRTIYDSLPEGFSRFVSVGRLDFASEGLLLLADAPAIATALMNSDIEREYYLKVKGEVGDEVVTAIREGFFAADASKGAHAKSKIRSMEFKPFLGYRIMPSSGGYTKIKAIINEGQNRELRRFFGYFDLDVVELKRTAFGRMTLGTLKPGKWRYFDQSEYEDLRDFLKENKIRY, encoded by the coding sequence ATGCGTCTGAATAAATTTATCTCCCATAACACCGCCTACTCACGCCGTGAGGCGGACGAGCTAATCAAGCAAGGCAAGGTTAGCATTAACGGCCGCGTCGTTAGCGATTTTATAGAGGTTAGCGGCGAGGAGAAGATCCGCATCGGCTCGCGCCTCATTAAGCCCAAGACGGAATTTACGATGATCGTTTATAACAAACGCAAAGGCGAGTTGGTTACTAAAAAGGACAATCGCGGCAGGCGGACGATTTACGATAGCTTGCCGGAGGGGTTTAGCAGATTTGTTAGCGTGGGGCGTTTGGATTTTGCAAGCGAAGGGCTTTTGCTGCTGGCCGATGCGCCCGCGATTGCTACGGCGCTGATGAACAGCGACATCGAGCGAGAGTACTATCTAAAGGTAAAAGGCGAGGTGGGGGATGAGGTCGTAACGGCGATCCGCGAGGGCTTTTTCGCCGCAGACGCAAGCAAGGGCGCGCACGCCAAAAGTAAGATCAGATCGATGGAATTTAAGCCCTTTTTGGGCTACCGCATAATGCCTAGCAGCGGCGGTTATACGAAGATAAAGGCGATCATTAACGAGGGGCAAAACCGCGAGCTGCGTAGATTTTTCGGCTATTTCGATCTGGATGTCGTGGAGCTTAAGCGCACGGCATTCGGTAGAATGACGCTTGGAACGCTAAAGCCCGGCAAATGGCGCTATTTTGATCAGAGCGAATACGAAGATCTGCGCGATTTTTTGAAAGAAAACAAAATCCGCTATTAA
- the ybaK gene encoding Cys-tRNA(Pro) deacylase, with translation MSSKTNAARVLDGLKIHYEIKEYAVDPLNLDAVHVANSVSEPIERVYKTIVCTADHEYVVACLQGDLNLDLKALAHICGAKRCELMDLKDLQKITGYVRGGCSPLGMKKHFRTFIDEKALTQEKIYVSAGVRGKQIALAPKDLAVATEAQICKITHD, from the coding sequence ATGAGCTCAAAGACAAACGCCGCACGCGTACTGGACGGTCTGAAAATCCACTACGAGATAAAAGAATATGCGGTGGATCCTTTAAATTTAGACGCGGTACACGTGGCAAACAGCGTGAGCGAGCCGATTGAGCGGGTTTATAAAACGATAGTTTGCACGGCGGATCACGAATATGTCGTAGCCTGCCTGCAAGGCGATCTAAATCTCGATCTTAAGGCGCTCGCGCACATCTGCGGCGCGAAGCGTTGCGAACTGATGGATTTAAAGGATTTGCAAAAAATCACCGGCTACGTCAGGGGCGGCTGCTCTCCGCTTGGGATGAAAAAACACTTCCGCACCTTCATCGATGAAAAAGCGCTAACGCAGGAGAAAATTTATGTTAGTGCAGGCGTGCGGGGAAAACAGATTGCTCTTGCGCCGAAGGACCTCGCAGTCGCAACCGAAGCGCAAATTTGCAAAATAACGCATGACTAA
- a CDS encoding LemA family protein, with the protein MNAALILLVVIVLLVLALVGVYNSFIAKRNQVRNIASTVDTQLKKRYDLIPNLVSATREYMSHENAVLTRVSELRSQAINAASNADKFKLNSEISALLGQIRIAVEAYPNLKANESFAKLQNALGECEEQISAARRAYNGAVTVYNNACEMFPTNIIANVFNFAKAEFFAASEQEKQAPNVSELFKK; encoded by the coding sequence ATGAATGCGGCTTTGATTTTATTAGTCGTCATAGTTTTGTTAGTTTTGGCGTTAGTGGGTGTTTATAACTCGTTCATCGCCAAGCGCAACCAGGTGCGAAATATCGCTTCCACCGTCGATACACAGCTTAAAAAGCGCTATGACCTCATCCCAAATTTAGTTAGCGCCACGCGCGAATATATGAGCCACGAAAACGCCGTGCTAACGCGCGTTAGCGAACTTCGCTCGCAAGCGATCAACGCGGCTTCTAACGCGGATAAATTTAAGCTAAATAGCGAAATTTCGGCTCTTTTAGGGCAGATCCGCATTGCGGTAGAGGCGTATCCGAACCTCAAGGCTAACGAATCGTTTGCCAAGCTACAAAACGCGTTAGGCGAGTGCGAGGAGCAGATCAGCGCCGCACGCCGCGCTTATAACGGCGCCGTTACGGTTTATAATAACGCCTGCGAGATGTTCCCTACTAACATAATCGCTAACGTTTTCAACTTCGCTAAAGCGGAATTTTTCGCCGCTAGCGAGCAAGAAAAGCAAGCCCCGAACGTCTCTGAGCTTTTCAAAAAATAG
- a CDS encoding rhodanese-like domain-containing protein — protein MKFISHKILKSAVLLAALGSFATCGAETQQPNGYAISGAALSAIEEDNRAKENYLVIDVRTADEYAAGHVKHAINIPLGELESRLDEINAYKDKNVVLYCNTGNRSGKALDLLKQKGFSMLMNAPGVKQYDYELYKVGSINAEGFLKIANDPNVLVIDVREKKDYDAGHMKGAINIPDGEPLENYKDVLEANKDKKMITHCYSGNRSAKLAKALNERGYNVTNLLDGTKEYNYELVK, from the coding sequence ATGAAATTTATTTCTCACAAAATTTTAAAAAGCGCGGTTTTGCTGGCAGCATTGGGATCTTTTGCGACTTGCGGCGCCGAGACGCAGCAACCTAACGGCTACGCCATAAGCGGCGCGGCACTATCAGCGATAGAGGAGGACAATAGAGCAAAAGAAAATTATCTAGTCATTGACGTTAGAACTGCAGATGAGTACGCTGCAGGCCACGTGAAGCACGCGATCAACATCCCGCTTGGAGAGCTGGAAAGCAGACTGGACGAGATAAACGCCTATAAAGATAAAAACGTCGTGCTTTATTGTAATACGGGCAATCGCAGCGGCAAGGCGCTTGATCTGCTTAAGCAAAAGGGCTTTAGCATGCTTATGAACGCGCCCGGCGTGAAGCAGTACGACTACGAGCTGTACAAGGTCGGCAGCATAAACGCGGAGGGGTTTTTGAAAATAGCGAATGATCCGAACGTCTTAGTCATCGATGTGCGCGAAAAAAAAGACTACGACGCGGGGCATATGAAAGGCGCGATAAATATTCCTGACGGCGAGCCTTTAGAAAATTACAAGGACGTGCTTGAGGCCAATAAAGACAAAAAGATGATCACGCACTGCTACAGCGGCAACCGCAGTGCCAAGCTCGCCAAAGCCCTAAACGAGCGAGGCTACAACGTCACAAATCTACTTGACGGCACGAAAGAGTATAATTACGAGCTAGTAAAATAA
- a CDS encoding transporter substrate-binding domain-containing protein — MKVFVLAALLLGFLSANSLDQIKKDRLVRIGVYNDQPPFSALVDGKYRGFEIALGEKLGKEIFGDNPGKVKFIPITASRRISALQRNEADMVIATFTPTPARAKKVDFSEPYFKVQVGVLAKKDENITSFDQLRKKRIFVIKHSPIHNFLRKAGFGKNLNFCASSAKCYRAFKRAKNAVHVDDNLILHAYAIIDNKTQVALDGLGKQTYNAIAVQKGNNALLGLINTSLAGLKKDGFLDKTFDDTLGIFYHGTIDKKEFLVE; from the coding sequence ATGAAAGTATTTGTTTTGGCGGCTCTGCTACTTGGTTTTCTATCTGCAAATTCTTTGGATCAGATCAAAAAAGATAGGCTCGTTCGCATAGGTGTATATAATGATCAGCCGCCGTTTAGTGCGCTCGTAGACGGCAAATACAGGGGATTTGAGATTGCTCTTGGCGAAAAGCTCGGCAAGGAGATTTTCGGCGATAATCCCGGCAAGGTAAAATTTATCCCGATCACGGCTTCAAGACGCATTAGCGCTTTACAGCGTAATGAGGCGGATATGGTGATTGCGACCTTTACTCCGACGCCCGCGCGAGCGAAAAAAGTAGATTTTTCGGAGCCTTATTTTAAGGTGCAGGTAGGTGTGCTAGCCAAAAAAGACGAAAATATCACGAGCTTCGATCAACTCCGCAAAAAGAGGATTTTCGTCATCAAACACTCTCCTATTCACAATTTCTTACGCAAAGCGGGCTTCGGAAAGAATTTGAATTTCTGCGCCAGCTCGGCTAAATGCTACCGCGCTTTCAAAAGGGCGAAAAACGCCGTGCATGTCGATGATAACCTAATCCTGCACGCATACGCGATCATTGATAATAAAACGCAGGTTGCTTTGGATGGTCTAGGCAAACAAACTTACAACGCAATCGCCGTGCAGAAGGGCAATAATGCGCTGTTAGGGCTAATCAATACATCTTTAGCAGGACTAAAAAAAGATGGATTTTTAGATAAGACCTTTGACGATACACTCGGGATTTTTTATCATGGTACGATCGATAAGAAGGAATTCTTGGTTGAATAA
- a CDS encoding iron-sulfur cluster assembly scaffold protein, with translation MAKNSLINGSIWEQYSQKVQDRMNNPRYMGEITEEEAKARGGKLVVADFGAESCGDAVRLYWLIDPKTDRILDAKFKSFGCGTAIASSDTMAELCIGKTVDQAVKITNLDVEHAMRDTPDEPAVPPQKMHCSVMAYDVIKQAAANYKGVDPAHFEDEIIVCDCARVSLGTIKEVIRLNDLHTVEEITQYTKAGAFCKSCVRPGGHEEKDYYLVDILKQTREEMERERLQAQAEASAATSAKAGAEMSFEQLNLIGKFKAVEGVLDEDIRPMLQMDGGNLDVIDIRPADDGKTDIYIRYLGACSGCASGASGTLYAIENVLQENLSPNIRVMPI, from the coding sequence ATGGCAAAAAACAGTTTGATAAACGGCTCGATCTGGGAGCAATACTCGCAAAAAGTGCAGGACCGTATGAATAATCCTCGCTATATGGGCGAGATCACCGAGGAGGAAGCGAAGGCTAGAGGCGGCAAGCTCGTGGTTGCGGACTTCGGCGCCGAGAGCTGCGGCGATGCGGTGCGGCTGTATTGGTTAATCGATCCTAAGACTGATAGAATTTTGGACGCTAAATTTAAAAGCTTCGGTTGCGGTACGGCGATTGCGAGTTCGGATACGATGGCTGAGCTTTGTATCGGAAAGACCGTCGATCAAGCGGTGAAGATTACAAATTTAGACGTAGAGCACGCGATGCGCGATACTCCAGATGAGCCCGCCGTGCCACCGCAAAAGATGCACTGCTCGGTCATGGCATACGATGTCATCAAACAGGCTGCAGCGAATTATAAGGGCGTCGATCCCGCGCATTTCGAGGATGAGATCATCGTGTGCGACTGCGCGCGCGTAAGCCTCGGCACGATCAAAGAGGTGATCCGTCTAAACGACCTCCATACTGTCGAGGAGATCACGCAATACACCAAAGCAGGCGCGTTTTGTAAATCCTGCGTGCGCCCGGGCGGACACGAGGAGAAGGACTATTATCTGGTCGATATTTTAAAGCAAACTAGAGAAGAGATGGAGAGAGAGAGGCTTCAAGCTCAAGCCGAGGCGAGTGCCGCTACTAGCGCGAAAGCAGGGGCTGAGATGAGCTTTGAGCAGCTAAATTTGATCGGTAAATTTAAAGCGGTCGAAGGAGTGCTTGACGAGGATATCCGCCCGATGCTCCAGATGGACGGCGGCAATCTCGACGTCATCGACATCAGACCTGCAGACGACGGCAAAACGGACATATATATCCGCTACCTAGGCGCTTGTAGCGGCTGCGCCAGTGGTGCGAGCGGTACATTATACGCGATCGAAAATGTTTTGCAAGAAAACCTTAGCCCGAACATCCGCGTAATGCCGATCTAG